The proteins below come from a single Flavobacterium lindanitolerans genomic window:
- a CDS encoding TraR/DksA family transcriptional regulator, producing the protein MVDEVARYSDADLAEFKEIILKKIQKAQADLDLIKSAYMNDLNNGTDDTSPTFKAFEEGSETMSKEANSQLAIRQEKFIRDLKNALFRVENKTYGVCKVTGKLISKERLKIVPHATMSIEAKNLQR; encoded by the coding sequence ATGGTAGATGAAGTTGCAAGATACTCAGACGCTGATCTAGCAGAGTTCAAAGAAATTATTTTAAAAAAAATACAAAAAGCACAAGCAGACTTAGATTTGATCAAAAGCGCCTATATGAATGACCTTAACAATGGAACAGACGATACGTCTCCTACATTTAAGGCATTCGAAGAAGGAAGCGAAACGATGTCGAAAGAAGCGAACTCTCAATTGGCAATCCGTCAGGAAAAGTTTATCCGTGATTTAAAAAATGCACTTTTCAGAGTAGAAAACAAAACCTACGGTGTTTGCAAAGTGACAGGAAAACTGATCAGCAAAGAAAGGCTTAAAATCGTTCCTCATGCTACAATGAGTATCGAAGCCAAAAACCTGCAGCGATAG
- a CDS encoding succinylglutamate desuccinylase/aspartoacylase family protein — protein MAQPTYKSLTILGETILPGESRTLNMEIAKLHTMTKLKIPVIIERSEIEGPTVLFSAGLHGDEINGIEIVRQLIVQKINRPKTGTIICIPVINVFGFLNRSREFPDGRDMNRVFPGSKNGSLASRFAYYLLKEIIPNVDYCIDFHAGGASRFNAPQIRIVPNNHELKALADVFHAPFALYSKNISGSFRNSCDRLGVKMLLFEGGKSLDINESITQQGVEGTKRFLDYFGMLNPKRKATNAEQKIIYIEKSAWVRAKASGLFHGLTTIGSYVEKSQILATISDPYGKVEYKVKAPNSGYIINVNDAPIVYQGDAIFHITTALENQG, from the coding sequence ATGGCGCAACCTACTTATAAAAGCCTTACTATTTTGGGCGAAACCATACTTCCTGGCGAGAGCCGGACCCTGAATATGGAAATTGCAAAACTCCATACGATGACGAAGCTGAAAATTCCCGTAATTATAGAACGCTCCGAAATCGAAGGTCCGACTGTTTTATTTTCGGCAGGACTCCATGGCGACGAAATTAACGGAATCGAAATTGTCCGGCAGCTTATCGTTCAGAAAATCAACAGACCAAAAACAGGCACAATTATCTGTATTCCAGTCATCAATGTTTTTGGCTTTTTGAACCGAAGTCGGGAATTTCCGGATGGGCGAGATATGAACCGGGTTTTTCCCGGCAGTAAAAATGGCTCGCTGGCCAGTCGTTTTGCTTACTATCTCCTAAAGGAAATCATTCCGAATGTTGATTATTGTATCGATTTTCATGCGGGAGGTGCCAGCCGTTTTAATGCGCCGCAAATACGCATTGTCCCCAACAACCATGAACTAAAGGCATTAGCCGATGTATTCCATGCGCCTTTTGCCCTGTACTCCAAAAATATTTCCGGCTCCTTCCGAAATTCCTGTGACCGACTGGGTGTAAAAATGCTGTTGTTTGAAGGCGGGAAATCACTTGACATCAATGAATCAATCACACAGCAGGGTGTTGAAGGAACCAAACGTTTTCTCGATTATTTCGGAATGCTGAATCCCAAACGAAAGGCAACTAATGCTGAGCAAAAAATTATTTATATTGAAAAGTCAGCCTGGGTACGCGCCAAAGCATCGGGTTTGTTTCATGGTCTGACAACCATAGGATCTTATGTAGAAAAAAGTCAGATACTGGCTACCATTTCTGATCCTTACGGAAAAGTAGAATATAAAGTAAAAGCACCAAACTCAGGATATATTATCAATGTTAATGATGCTCCTATTGTATATCAGGGCGATGCCATTTTTCATATTACAACGGCATTGGAAAATCAGGGCTGA
- a CDS encoding 5-formyltetrahydrofolate cyclo-ligase produces MHKKELRSKYKALRAELSHEDIEERSLAIANQVVRMDIWDKLYYHTFLPISEHKEVDTEFLLQVLAGRDKEIVVSKSDFETRKMTHFLLTDNTRFQKNEYNIPEPVDGIEVPADKIDVVFVPLLAFDKKGHRVGYGKGFYDLFLSGCKKDVLKIGLSFFEAEEEITGVFENDVRLDFCVTPDTIYKF; encoded by the coding sequence ATGCACAAGAAAGAATTACGATCAAAATACAAGGCTTTACGCGCTGAACTTTCACATGAAGATATAGAGGAACGAAGTCTGGCCATTGCCAATCAGGTTGTCCGGATGGATATCTGGGATAAATTATACTATCATACCTTTCTGCCTATTAGCGAACACAAGGAAGTAGACACCGAATTCCTATTACAGGTACTGGCCGGAAGGGACAAAGAAATTGTGGTTTCAAAATCAGATTTCGAGACCCGAAAAATGACCCATTTTTTATTGACTGACAATACCCGATTCCAAAAAAACGAATACAATATTCCGGAGCCAGTGGATGGAATCGAAGTACCTGCTGATAAAATAGATGTAGTTTTTGTGCCGCTACTTGCTTTTGATAAAAAAGGACATCGTGTGGGTTACGGAAAAGGATTTTACGATCTTTTCTTATCCGGATGCAAAAAAGACGTGCTGAAAATCGGATTATCATTTTTTGAAGCGGAAGAAGAAATTACCGGTGTCTTTGAAAATGATGTTAGGCTTGATTTTTGCGTAACACCTGATACCATTTATAAATTCTAA
- the ileS gene encoding isoleucine--tRNA ligase gives MSTKFTEYKGLDLPTVASEVLDFWKKREIFEKSVTTREGNSPYVFFEGPPSANGLPGIHHVMARAIKDIFCRYKTQKGFQVKRKAGWDTHGLPVELGTEKELGITKEDIGKTISIEEYNEACKKTVMRYTDVWNDLTEKMGYWVDMQDPYVTYKSKYMETVWWLLKQIYDKGLLYKGYTIQPYSPKAGTGLSSHEVNQPGAYRDVTDTTIVAQFKALPETLPSFLQGFGDIHFLAWTTTPWTLPSNTALTVGPKIDYVLVKTFNQYTFEPVNVILAKNLVGKQFGKGYFESTEEADFDKVKSGDKQLPYKIVAEALGADLVGIRYEQLLPFALPYQNPENAFRVISGDFVTTEDGTGIVHTAPTFGADDAKAAKEATPEVPPMLVLDENGTPVPLVDLQGKFTSHMGEFAGKYVKNEYYNTGEAPEKSVDVEIAIRLKEENKAFKVEKYVHSYPHSWRTDEPLLYYPLDSWFIKVTDIKDRMFDLNETINWKPKSTGEGRFGNWLKNANDWNLSRSRYWGIPLPIWRTEDKREEVIIGSVEELYNAIEKSIEAGFQKENPFKGFEIGNMSEANYDLVDLHKNVVDEIILVSPSGKPMKRETDLIDVWFDSGAMPYAQWHYPFENKDKIDGNKDFPADFIAEGVDQTRGWFYTLHAIAALVFDKVAYKNVVSNGLVLDKNGQKMSKRLGNAVDPFTTLAEYGPDATRWYMISNANPWDNLKFDIEGVAEVRRKFFGTLYNTYSFFALYANIDGFSYSEAEVPLQERPEIDRWILSELNTLVKNVDSYYADYEPTKAARAVSDFVQENLSNWYVRLCRRRFWKGEYAQDKIAAYQTLYTCLLTVAKLSAPIAPFFMDRLYRDLTQATHKETFDSVHLADFPEYADNFVDKSLESRMEKAQTISSLVLSLRKKEMIKVRQPLQKVMIPVLDAKQKAEIEAVSDLIKAEVNVKEIELLDDASGVLVKQIKPNFKALGPRFGKDMGLISKEIQNFSQEQINELDKNGSLDIVISGKSINLTSEDVEISSQDIEGWLVANANGITVALDITISDELRKEGVARELVNRIQNIRKDSGFEVTDKIKVQVQKDGIIEEALQANQDYIKAETLTEELIILDKVENGIEIEFDDIKTSILISK, from the coding sequence ATGAGTACAAAATTTACTGAATACAAAGGACTTGACCTGCCAACAGTGGCATCTGAAGTACTTGATTTCTGGAAAAAACGAGAAATATTTGAAAAGAGCGTAACCACACGTGAAGGGAATAGCCCGTATGTGTTTTTTGAAGGACCGCCTTCAGCAAACGGATTGCCGGGTATTCACCACGTAATGGCGCGTGCTATTAAGGATATTTTCTGTCGCTATAAAACTCAAAAAGGTTTTCAGGTAAAAAGAAAAGCAGGCTGGGATACGCACGGACTGCCGGTAGAATTGGGAACCGAAAAAGAATTGGGAATTACCAAAGAAGATATAGGAAAGACAATTTCTATTGAAGAATACAACGAAGCCTGTAAAAAAACGGTGATGCGTTATACCGATGTATGGAATGACCTGACCGAAAAAATGGGTTATTGGGTGGACATGCAGGATCCGTATGTGACCTATAAGTCAAAATACATGGAAACTGTTTGGTGGTTATTGAAACAGATTTATGATAAAGGTTTGCTTTATAAGGGTTATACCATCCAGCCATACTCTCCAAAAGCCGGAACCGGATTGAGCTCTCACGAAGTCAACCAGCCGGGAGCTTACCGTGATGTGACTGATACTACCATAGTAGCACAGTTCAAAGCTCTTCCGGAAACATTACCGTCCTTTTTACAAGGTTTTGGCGATATCCACTTTCTGGCATGGACGACTACGCCCTGGACATTGCCATCGAACACGGCACTTACTGTAGGGCCAAAAATTGACTATGTTCTTGTAAAGACATTTAACCAATATACATTTGAACCGGTAAACGTTATTTTGGCAAAGAACCTGGTTGGAAAACAATTTGGTAAAGGTTATTTTGAAAGTACGGAAGAAGCTGATTTTGATAAAGTAAAAAGTGGAGACAAGCAATTGCCGTATAAAATAGTAGCCGAGGCTTTGGGAGCTGACCTGGTAGGTATCCGTTATGAGCAGCTATTGCCGTTTGCATTACCATACCAGAACCCTGAAAATGCATTTAGAGTAATTTCAGGTGATTTTGTTACTACAGAAGATGGTACCGGAATCGTTCATACGGCTCCTACATTTGGTGCAGACGATGCCAAAGCGGCGAAAGAAGCAACGCCGGAAGTTCCACCAATGTTGGTTTTGGATGAAAATGGTACGCCGGTTCCGTTGGTAGACCTGCAAGGAAAATTCACTTCGCATATGGGTGAGTTTGCCGGCAAATATGTAAAGAATGAATATTATAATACAGGTGAGGCTCCGGAGAAATCGGTAGATGTTGAAATTGCGATCCGTTTAAAAGAAGAAAACAAAGCCTTTAAGGTTGAAAAATACGTACACAGCTATCCGCATAGCTGGAGAACAGACGAACCATTGTTGTATTATCCGTTAGATTCCTGGTTTATCAAGGTTACGGATATAAAAGACAGGATGTTCGACCTGAACGAAACGATCAACTGGAAACCGAAATCTACCGGAGAAGGTCGTTTTGGAAACTGGTTGAAAAATGCCAACGACTGGAACCTTTCACGTTCGAGATACTGGGGAATTCCGTTGCCAATATGGAGAACCGAAGACAAAAGAGAAGAAGTAATCATTGGCTCTGTTGAAGAACTGTATAACGCTATTGAAAAATCAATCGAAGCAGGCTTCCAGAAAGAAAATCCATTTAAGGGATTTGAAATCGGAAACATGTCGGAAGCGAATTATGATTTGGTAGACCTGCATAAAAATGTGGTGGATGAAATTATTTTGGTTTCGCCTTCCGGAAAACCGATGAAACGTGAAACCGACCTGATTGATGTATGGTTTGATTCGGGAGCGATGCCTTATGCACAGTGGCATTATCCTTTTGAGAATAAAGACAAAATTGACGGAAACAAAGACTTTCCGGCTGATTTTATTGCAGAAGGAGTAGACCAGACCCGTGGATGGTTCTATACGCTTCATGCGATAGCTGCTTTGGTTTTTGATAAGGTAGCTTATAAGAATGTGGTTTCAAACGGTTTGGTATTGGATAAAAACGGACAAAAAATGTCTAAGCGTTTGGGCAATGCCGTAGATCCGTTTACGACATTGGCAGAATATGGTCCCGATGCTACGCGTTGGTACATGATTTCAAATGCCAATCCTTGGGATAACTTAAAATTTGATATTGAAGGAGTTGCCGAAGTACGTCGTAAATTCTTTGGAACCTTATATAATACGTATTCGTTCTTCGCCTTATATGCAAACATTGACGGTTTCTCTTATTCGGAAGCCGAAGTGCCATTACAGGAAAGGCCGGAAATTGACCGTTGGATATTGTCTGAATTGAATACTCTGGTTAAAAATGTAGACAGTTATTATGCGGATTATGAGCCTACCAAAGCAGCAAGAGCTGTTTCGGACTTTGTTCAGGAAAATCTGAGCAACTGGTACGTTCGTTTGTGCAGAAGAAGATTCTGGAAAGGTGAATACGCACAAGACAAGATTGCGGCCTATCAGACACTGTATACCTGTCTTTTAACGGTTGCCAAACTAAGCGCTCCTATCGCGCCGTTCTTTATGGACAGGCTTTACAGAGATTTAACACAGGCAACACATAAGGAAACATTCGATAGCGTACATTTGGCCGATTTTCCGGAGTATGCTGATAACTTTGTTGATAAATCGTTAGAAAGCAGAATGGAGAAAGCACAAACGATTTCATCATTGGTGTTGTCACTACGTAAAAAGGAGATGATAAAAGTGCGTCAACCCCTGCAAAAGGTAATGATTCCGGTGCTTGACGCCAAACAGAAAGCAGAGATTGAAGCCGTGTCTGACCTGATAAAAGCAGAGGTAAATGTAAAAGAAATTGAGTTGCTTGATGATGCTTCCGGTGTATTAGTGAAGCAGATTAAGCCTAATTTTAAAGCATTAGGACCACGTTTTGGTAAAGATATGGGTCTGATTTCCAAAGAAATACAAAATTTCTCTCAGGAACAGATCAATGAATTGGATAAAAACGGATCGCTGGATATTGTTATATCAGGGAAAAGTATTAATTTAACCTCTGAAGACGTAGAGATTTCCTCTCAGGATATCGAGGGATGGCTGGTAGCCAATGCAAACGGAATTACTGTAGCTTTGGATATTACCATTTCGGATGAATTGAGAAAAGAAGGAGTTGCAAGGGAATTAGTCAATCGTATTCAAAATATCAGGAAAGACTCTGGATTTGAGGTAACGGACAAGATTAAGGTACAGGTCCAGAAAGACGGAATTATCGAAGAAGCGTTACAGGCAAATCAGGATTATATCAAAGCTGAAACGCTGACAGAAGAGCTGATAATTCTGGATAAAGTAGAAAACGGTATAGAAATTGAGTTTGACGATATAAAAACAAGTATATTAATTTCAAAATAA
- a CDS encoding lipoprotein signal peptidase translates to MSLKKAYLLVILILIVDQISKIYIKTNFALEEKINVVGNWFQICFVENEGMAWGTKIPGDYGKLFLTLFRLVAVTGIGWWLWDSVRKNSSRYLIVAVSLILAGAFGNIIDSVFYGVIFNDSHGQVATLFSDQPYGTWFHGKVVDMFYFPIWEGNLPTWLPIWGGKHFTFFNAIFNIADMAISTGVGILIVFNKKAFSGSNKRSELA, encoded by the coding sequence ATGTCATTAAAAAAAGCATATTTATTAGTTATCCTAATTCTTATCGTAGATCAGATATCTAAGATTTATATCAAAACAAATTTTGCTCTTGAAGAAAAGATTAATGTTGTAGGAAATTGGTTTCAGATTTGTTTTGTAGAAAATGAAGGAATGGCTTGGGGAACAAAAATACCCGGAGATTATGGAAAACTGTTCTTGACGCTTTTTAGGCTTGTAGCCGTGACAGGAATTGGCTGGTGGCTTTGGGATTCAGTCAGAAAAAACAGTTCCCGATACCTGATTGTAGCTGTTTCACTTATTCTGGCAGGAGCTTTCGGAAATATTATCGATTCTGTTTTTTATGGTGTAATTTTTAACGATAGCCATGGGCAGGTTGCGACACTTTTCTCCGATCAGCCATATGGTACCTGGTTTCACGGAAAAGTAGTCGATATGTTCTATTTTCCAATCTGGGAAGGCAATCTTCCTACATGGCTTCCAATCTGGGGAGGCAAACATTTTACCTTTTTTAATGCTATTTTTAATATAGCAGACATGGCCATATCTACCGGAGTAGGTATATTGATTGTTTTTAATAAAAAAGCATTTTCAGGCTCTAACAAACGTTCAGAACTGGCTTAG
- the uvrC gene encoding excinuclease ABC subunit UvrC: MRTPLELQIQTLPDGPGVYQYYDKDDKILYVGKAKNLRKRVSSYFNKLHDNGKTNVLVRKIVSIRHIVVPTETDALLLENNLIKKLQPRYNVLLKDDKTYPWICIKKEPFSRIFTTRNMIKDGSEYFGPYTSFKTVHTLLDLIKELYPLRTCNYDLSRENINSGKYKVCLEYHIGNCKGPCEGYQSLEEYQGNVEAVREILKGNFKESLKDFKTLMKNLAAEMKFEEAQKIKDKIETLENYQSRSTIVNPRISNVDVFSIVSDESMAYINFLQISHGAIIRSHTMELKKKLDESDEELLELAIVELRERFRLLSKEVIVPFEVDLGENIKVTVPQLGDKKQVLELSIRNAKFYRMDQLKQLQIVDPDRHTNRIMAQMKKDLRLSVEPRHIECFDNSNIQGTNPVAACVVFKDGKPSKKDYRHFNIKTVEGPNDFASMEEVVYRRYKRLLDENQPLPQLIIIDGGKGQLSSALKSLEELDLRGKIAIIGIAKRLEELFYPGDSVPLYLDKKSETLKVIQQLRNEAHRFGITHHRDKRSKGALKTSIETIPGIGEKTMITLIKHFKSVKRLSQATEKEISDVVGVSKAKKITDFYNSTK; the protein is encoded by the coding sequence ATGCGAACTCCTCTTGAACTTCAGATTCAGACTTTGCCCGACGGACCGGGCGTGTACCAGTATTATGACAAGGATGATAAGATTCTGTATGTAGGAAAAGCAAAAAATCTTCGCAAACGTGTCTCATCCTATTTTAATAAGCTGCACGACAACGGAAAAACCAATGTGTTGGTTCGTAAAATTGTTTCTATCAGGCATATAGTGGTGCCTACAGAAACAGATGCGCTGCTGCTGGAAAACAACCTGATAAAAAAACTCCAGCCACGATATAATGTCTTGCTCAAAGATGATAAAACCTATCCGTGGATTTGTATCAAGAAAGAGCCGTTTTCAAGGATATTCACCACAAGAAATATGATAAAGGACGGTTCGGAGTATTTCGGTCCGTATACAAGCTTTAAAACAGTCCATACGCTTTTGGATTTGATTAAGGAGCTCTATCCGTTACGGACCTGCAATTATGACCTTTCGCGTGAAAATATCAATTCAGGCAAATACAAAGTCTGTCTCGAATATCATATAGGAAATTGCAAAGGACCTTGCGAAGGATATCAGTCTTTGGAAGAATATCAAGGCAATGTTGAGGCTGTCCGTGAAATATTAAAAGGAAATTTTAAAGAAAGCCTGAAAGATTTCAAGACGCTGATGAAAAATCTCGCAGCAGAAATGAAATTTGAGGAGGCGCAAAAAATAAAAGACAAGATTGAAACTCTGGAGAACTACCAGTCAAGGTCTACAATTGTCAATCCGAGGATTTCGAATGTGGATGTCTTTTCTATCGTTTCAGACGAAAGCATGGCCTATATCAATTTTTTGCAGATTTCCCATGGCGCCATTATTCGCTCCCATACAATGGAACTGAAAAAAAAGCTGGACGAATCAGACGAAGAACTGTTGGAATTGGCTATAGTGGAATTGAGAGAACGTTTCAGACTGCTGTCAAAAGAAGTGATTGTGCCTTTTGAAGTTGATTTGGGAGAAAATATAAAAGTGACGGTTCCGCAATTGGGTGATAAAAAGCAGGTTCTGGAACTTTCCATCCGAAATGCGAAATTCTATCGTATGGACCAGTTGAAACAATTACAGATTGTCGACCCGGATCGCCATACCAACAGAATCATGGCGCAGATGAAAAAGGACCTCCGTCTTTCTGTCGAACCAAGACATATCGAATGTTTTGATAACTCCAATATTCAGGGAACCAATCCTGTTGCTGCCTGTGTGGTTTTCAAGGATGGGAAGCCAAGCAAAAAGGATTACCGCCATTTTAATATCAAAACCGTTGAAGGGCCCAATGACTTTGCTTCTATGGAAGAAGTCGTATACAGAAGATACAAACGGCTGTTGGATGAGAATCAGCCATTGCCACAACTCATCATTATTGACGGAGGAAAAGGCCAGCTGTCTTCCGCATTAAAAAGTCTGGAAGAATTAGATTTAAGAGGCAAAATAGCCATTATTGGTATAGCCAAACGTCTGGAAGAATTATTCTATCCGGGTGATTCAGTTCCGTTGTATCTGGACAAGAAATCCGAAACCCTGAAAGTAATACAGCAATTGCGAAATGAGGCACACCGTTTCGGAATCACCCACCATCGCGATAAAAGAAGCAAAGGTGCCTTAAAAACATCAATAGAAACTATACCCGGAATAGGTGAAAAAACTATGATTACACTTATAAAACACTTCAAATCTGTTAAAAGATTGTCTCAGGCAACAGAAAAAGAAATTTCTGACGTTGTAGGTGTTTCAAAAGCCAAAAAAATTACCGACTTTTACAATTCCACCAAGTAA
- a CDS encoding patatin-like phospholipase family protein has product MKKIALILLLMFSVSVVFSQEQKKPKVGLVLSGGGAKGLAHIGVLKVLEESGVEISYIGGTSMGAIIGGLYASGYSATQIDSIFKTTDYDALIQDYIPRSTKNFYEKRNDELYALTLPFKKMKIGIPRALSKGLYNFNMLNKLTHNVRHIRDFNQLPIPFLCIATDIETGQQVLLNKGSLPQAMIASAALPSLYMPVEIDGKLLVDGGVTNNYPILEVKNLGADVIIGVDVQDDLKDRDALTDATKILVQISNMQMIQKMDRKRKATDIYIKPDITAYSVISFSQGNEIIKTGEDAARKVIDQIQKVGNAEKPVKRMVPLQRDSLFVSEIKTNQLENYNRTYVIGKLGFKAGTKISYEDLDKGINTLSATQNFSGIGYSFSKSASGNDVLSMTLVENPIKTYLKFGLHYDGLYKSAVLLNVTQKKLLFKNDIVSLDIGLGDNFRYYLDYYIDNGFYWSFGLKSRYNTFNRNILTDFNNGELLNLFGLSSINIDYSDFTNQAYFQTIFAQKFLIGAGAEFKHLKIKTKTFEATDPILENSDYVSIIAYLKYDSFDKKYFPKNGFLFCGDFQSFVYSSDYTKEYQNFSILKGEMAFSKTFFNRFTLNLQSEAGFTVGEQTVPFFDFVLGGYGYNMINNFRHFYGYDFVSLSGNSYIKGAVGVDYEIFRKNHLNFTANYANIGNKIFDTSNWIDRPNFSGYAFGYGLETIIGPVEIKHSWSPETKDHQTWFSIGFWF; this is encoded by the coding sequence ATGAAAAAAATAGCTCTTATACTTCTGCTGATGTTTTCTGTCTCGGTTGTATTTTCACAAGAGCAGAAAAAACCAAAAGTAGGATTGGTTTTAAGTGGAGGAGGAGCAAAAGGACTGGCCCACATAGGTGTCTTAAAGGTGTTGGAAGAATCGGGAGTGGAGATTTCTTATATTGGTGGAACCAGCATGGGAGCGATTATTGGCGGGCTCTATGCTTCGGGATACAGCGCCACCCAAATTGACTCCATTTTCAAGACGACAGATTACGATGCCCTGATTCAGGATTATATTCCAAGGTCGACTAAAAACTTCTACGAAAAAAGGAATGATGAGCTGTATGCGCTCACATTACCATTCAAAAAAATGAAGATTGGTATTCCGAGAGCCTTGTCAAAAGGACTGTATAACTTCAATATGCTCAACAAGCTGACGCACAATGTGAGGCATATACGGGATTTTAACCAATTGCCCATTCCTTTTTTGTGTATTGCCACAGATATTGAAACCGGACAGCAAGTACTGCTGAACAAAGGTTCACTGCCACAGGCAATGATAGCTAGTGCGGCACTGCCATCCTTATATATGCCTGTTGAAATTGACGGTAAATTGCTGGTTGATGGAGGTGTAACCAATAATTATCCGATTCTGGAAGTAAAAAATCTTGGGGCAGATGTCATTATTGGTGTTGATGTTCAGGACGATTTGAAAGACAGGGATGCCTTGACAGATGCTACAAAAATACTGGTCCAGATATCGAACATGCAGATGATTCAGAAAATGGACCGCAAAAGGAAAGCGACGGATATTTACATAAAACCCGATATTACGGCCTATTCTGTTATTTCTTTCTCTCAAGGCAATGAGATTATTAAAACAGGAGAAGATGCAGCGCGAAAAGTAATCGACCAGATTCAAAAAGTAGGAAATGCCGAAAAACCTGTAAAAAGAATGGTTCCGTTGCAAAGGGACAGCCTGTTTGTAAGTGAAATTAAAACGAATCAGCTTGAAAATTATAACCGCACCTATGTAATCGGGAAACTTGGGTTTAAGGCAGGAACTAAAATTAGCTACGAGGACCTCGATAAGGGAATCAATACATTGAGCGCTACCCAAAACTTTAGCGGTATTGGCTATTCGTTTTCCAAATCGGCATCTGGAAATGATGTATTGAGCATGACTTTGGTAGAAAATCCTATAAAGACTTATCTGAAGTTCGGGCTTCATTATGATGGCTTGTACAAAAGTGCCGTTTTGTTGAACGTTACCCAAAAAAAGCTTCTTTTTAAGAACGATATTGTTTCTCTAGATATAGGGTTGGGTGATAATTTCAGATATTATCTGGACTATTATATTGATAATGGGTTTTACTGGAGTTTTGGTCTTAAATCCCGATACAATACCTTTAACCGTAACATACTTACCGATTTTAATAATGGGGAACTCCTGAATCTTTTTGGCTTGAGTTCTATCAATATCGATTACTCTGATTTTACCAATCAGGCCTATTTCCAGACTATTTTTGCACAGAAGTTTCTTATTGGTGCCGGGGCTGAATTTAAACATCTGAAGATCAAGACAAAAACATTTGAAGCAACAGACCCTATTTTGGAAAACAGTGATTATGTAAGCATTATTGCCTATCTGAAATACGATTCTTTTGACAAGAAATATTTTCCGAAAAACGGATTCCTTTTTTGTGGTGATTTCCAGTCTTTTGTGTATTCGTCGGATTATACGAAAGAATACCAGAATTTCAGCATACTGAAAGGAGAAATGGCTTTCTCCAAAACTTTCTTTAACCGATTTACGTTAAACCTGCAGTCAGAAGCCGGCTTTACAGTAGGCGAACAAACCGTTCCGTTTTTTGATTTCGTATTGGGAGGCTATGGCTACAATATGATTAATAATTTCAGGCATTTCTATGGATATGATTTCGTAAGCCTTTCCGGAAATAGCTATATCAAAGGGGCTGTTGGTGTTGATTACGAGATATTCCGAAAAAACCACCTAAACTTCACGGCAAACTATGCCAACATAGGCAATAAGATTTTTGATACAAGCAATTGGATTGACAGGCCGAATTTTTCAGGATATGCTTTTGGATATGGTCTGGAAACAATTATTGGGCCTGTAGAAATCAAGCACTCCTGGTCGCCGGAAACCAAAGACCATCAGACATGGTTTAGCATAGGATTCTGGTTTTAA